The Polyangiaceae bacterium genomic interval GGCAGCCTTGGCAGCTTCTTTGGCAGCCTTGGTCAGCTCGCGCCGCAGCTTCACGACCTCGTTCGAGGGGAGCTTGCGTACGAGCTCGGCAACATGGTCCCGCTCGTCGTCCGTCGGGGACGCGAGCAGGTAAAGGGGCGGCAGACCAAGCCCCTTGGCCAAGCGGGAGATGGTTTGGATGGTAATGGCGGCGAGACCATGCTCGACGCTGGAAAGGTGCCCCTTCGACAGTTCGGCCGCATCAGCGAGCTCTGCCAAGGACATGTTTCGTTCGAGGCGCAGCTCGCGGAGTCGTGCGCCAATTTTTGAAGCATACGGATCAGGCTCAGTTCTTCTAGGCATGGGGTTGTCCTAGCATCATTTGTTGGACCGACAAACGAGCTTTGCTGTTTGCCCGTACGGACGGAGTCCAACCCGCGTTCGTCGCCGAGTCCGTGGGAAAACATACCAAAATCGCTTCAAAAACGCGACACTTCGTATGGACACGGATCCGCTGGACGTGGTAGGCCCGGCGTCGGAGCGACATCGTTTGAGCACAAAGTGTTTGCTCGGTACAGCCTTGTTCCCGGATAAACCTCGATGTTCATACGAGTTGGACAAACTTTTGTGCGTCTCCGAGCAACCTGGACGGTTCGCTCACGTCGAGCCTGCTCGCCTGTTCATTGCAGCCTCGGCGTTACCTCGCTGCCCGTCCGTGCAGGACGCGCACAGCCTTGGGGCATTGGGTTTGCGTTCGGGACGGTCATTATCGCAAGGAGGGGAAACATGCGTTGCGAAGAAATCATGAAACGGGACGTCCGGTTCGTTTCGACAAGCTCGACGGCCCAAGAAGCCGCTCGCATCATGCGCGATGAAAACATCGGCTTTCTGCCCGTCTGCGACGACCAAAAACGGGTCCTCGGTACCCTGACCGACCGCGACCTCGCCATTCGGCTCGTCGCCGAAAACCGCTCGTCGAACGAATCGGTCGGCAACGTCATGACGAAGGAGGCCATCTGCTGTCGTACGGGCGACGATGTCCAAATGGCCGAGCAACGAATGGCAAGCGAGCACAAATCGCGCATCATGTGCGTGGACGACAGCGGACGGCTCGAAGGGGTCATCAGCCTTTCGGACATCGCGCAAGTCACGCCGGACGAACGTGCAGCCAAGACAATGCGCGGCGTGACCGAGCGAGAAGCCGCCTGAAGAGGGCCAACCGGAGACGCGCGAGGCGAACGCCGGAGCGACTCGAGGTTTTACCTGGCCGCTCCGGCGCGCCTTCTGCGAGGTGGCGTTTCGCGGGGCTCTTCGGAACGCGTTTCGACGTCCTCGAAATCATCCGGAGATGGGTCGAAGTACTCGGCGTCGGCTGAAGAAGAAGCCTCGGCATCATCGAGCTCTTCGCCTTCGGAAGACGCTTCGAGCTCGTCGTATTCGTCTTCGGGCAAATTCATTTCTTCGCCCTCTTCGCCAATGGTTTCAATGAGATACGGCGTCTCGCTCATGCTGAGCTCTTCTTCTTCCGAGAGCATCACGTCGCTCATGTCGCGCCCGCGCGTCGCGCCTTCGACGAAATCGGATCCAAGCTCGCCGGCGAGATCCGCGGCAGCGTCGGCGCTCTCCGGATCGAAGGAAAAACGTTCGCCCACAGAATCGTTGGGATGATGGCGAAAGATGCGATCGCTGTCGTCGAGCGTCGGGACGACCTCGTCCATGGCTTCCCGTGGGTGCACCTTGCCGGCGATTGGCGGCGCGGACGCCTCGTCGAGGTCGTCCACGCGCAAAATGGGGGATTCGCCTGCTCCGGGGCCGAGCTTTGGCCTCGAGCTCGATCGAGGGCCGCTCGATTGTGTCCGTGCGGGCGGTTTCGTTGACTTTTGCGGTTTCACGAATGGTGCATCATGCAAAAGGCGGGCGCGCCTGGTGGGGGGAGCAAGCATGGGGGAGCCGTTGCAGCGGGACCGAGCTCGACCGGGCGAGGTGTTGGTCCTTGCGGCCATCTACGTGGTTGCGGGAGCGATTGGGCATCAATGGGCCACCCTCACGCCCGGCAACGTGACGCCCTTCTGGCCACCCGCGGGCATCGCCCTCGCAGCGCTGCTGATTCGAGGAACGCGCCTCTGGCCAGGAATCTTGCTCGGAGCGTTCGTCGAGACCACCCGCACGTTCTTCGACACAACGAGCCACCTGCAGGCCACCGTGACCCTCGCCGTAGGCGCGTCCATCAGCGTCGGTTGCCTGCTCGAAGCTCTCCTTGCAGCGCGATTGATCCGCTACGCATCCTCACCGCCGCGCGACACGCTCGGCCACGTACGCGGCGTCGTTTCTTTCGCCCTCGTCGGCATGTTGACCAGCGCTCTCGGCGCCACCGTCGGCACCACGAGCTTGTTGGCAGGATCACTCCTCGCCGCGAAAGGGTACTCTGAAGTATGGTTTACTTGGTGGATCGGGGACACGGTGGGCATTCTCGTGTGGACGCCGGTCGTGCTCGCCTTTTCGAAAAAGTCGCGAAACGTGCGCTGGTTGGAAATCGGCGTGCAGCAGCTCACCCTGATCGCGTTCCAAGTGCTCTTCATTGGAGGAGCGCTGCCCCTGGCCACCGAGCGCTATCCGCTCGGCCACCTCGTGACGCCCTTTTTGGTCTGGGCCGGCGTGCGCCTCGGACCACAAGGAGCCACGCTGGCCATCCTCAACGTAACAGGTCTTTCCACGTGGGCGACGATGAATGGTTTGGGACCATTCGTACACGATTCGCTGAATACGTCCCTGCTCCTCGTGCAAGCGTTCATTGGCAACGTTACGCTGACGACGCTCGTTCTCGGGGCCGTGATTCACGAGCGGACACGCGCGGAGGCCGCGCTTGCGGAATCGCGCAGCGAGCTCGAAAGGCACGTGCAGGAGCGCACGGCGGAGCTTGCGGAGACCAACCGGCTTCTCGAGGCCGAAATTGACCGGCGGCGCGAAAAGGAGCGGAAGCTACGCGATTCCGAAGAGCGGTATCGCATTTTGGTGGAGGTCAACCCCGATGCGGTGTTTGTCTTGTCCGTCAACGAAAAACAGGAAGACCGGCGAATTCTTTTTGCGAATCCCGCCGCGACGATGCTCGTCGGCGCCGAACCAGAGGCGCTGCTCGGCATGCATACCGTCGAGTTGGTGCCCGAGCAGCGGCGAGAAGCCTTCCACGCGCGCGTCCTCGATGCAATTGAACATGGGCGGATCGACCGCTTCGAAGACAAGCTCTTTCGGCTCGATGGTACCGTCGTTTTCGTCGAGGTGACGAGCGCGCTCGTGCCGTGGGACAGTGGCCGGGCGCTCCTCGTCGTGCTCCGCGACATTACGCGACGAAAGCAAGTCGAGGAGCAGCGGGCGCAACTTTACCGCGAGGCAGAGGAATCGATTCGCGCGCGTGACGAATTTCTTTCGATTGCGTCGCATGAGCTGAAGACGCCGCTCACGTCGCTCACGCTCCAGCTTCAAGGCCTGGTACGCAAAGCGCAAAAGGATTCCGTATTGAGCAATAAAATTGCACCAACGCTCGAAGTAGCCATCAGGCAAACTGGCCGTCTCGGTGCCCTGATCGATGATTTGCTCGACGTATCTCGAATTACGCAGGGCCGACTCGTGCTCACGTTCGAGGACGTCGACTTGACGGCAACCGTACGTGACGTCGTCGAGCGAATGCAGCAGATGGCGGTGCGAGCTGGTTGTGAAATCCGGCTTCATGCACGTGGTGCGGTGGCGGGCCGGTGGGATCGTGCGCGGCTCGAACAGGTCGCGGAGAACCTTTTGTCGAATGCAATCAAATACGGTGCAGGACGGCCCATCGACGTGGAGGTTCGTGCGACCATGGATGAGAAAGCCCTGTTTTCGGTGCGGGACCGTGGCATTGGCATTTCCTCCGAAGATCAATCGCGGATCTTCGGTCAATTCGAGCGGGCGGTATCGGTGAGCCAATTCGGCGGATTTGGTCTCGGCCTGTGGATTGCGCGTCGAATCGTCGAGGCGCATGGGGGCGCCATTGCCGTGGAGAGCGTGCCGGGCGAGGGGTCGACGTTCGTCGTGACGCTGCCGCGAGCGCCCGAGCGAGCGAAATGGGTCGAATGACGCTGCCGCGATTACGTATCGTTCGTGCAAGCCGTCAGTTCGGGGTTGCAATACATTTGTGCACAATTGAAGCACGCCGGCGGGGGCGTTTGCTGCGATACGCAAATGGCCTCGCATTCCGACGTGCAAAAATTGTTGCACGCGCACGTGAAGAGGTCGTCGACGATTGGCTGGGACGCAGCGCACGGCGGGTCCATCGACGTCGCGAGAAGCAGTTGCGAGCATGTACTGCACGACCCGCCCGAGCTCGAACTGCTGGAGCTGCTCGAACTGCTCGCGCTGCTGGAACTGCTGGAGCTGCTCGAGCTACTGGAGCCGCCGTTTTGGCATGCCTCGGCGCATTGAACGAGCTCGGGATCGGGGTTCTGCGAGTCGATGGAGAAGATTTGCGCGCAGTTTGCATTGAGGACGCATTGCCCAATGCATTCGTTTTGCGGGCTCGGCATCGAGCAATCGAGGTATTCGGGCGGGCACTCCATCGCGCCGCATTCGAGCACCTTGGCGCAGGCGGCTTCGCACGCTTTTCCGGCTCCGGTGCCTCCCGAGCCCGATGATGACTGCCCGCTGCCGCCATTTCCCCACCAATCGTCACCACCGCCAGCGCCGCCGCCACCGGTCTGAGAGCTTGCTGCGCAGGAAGCAATCGCCGTTGCGCTGCAGAGCAACAACCCCGTTACGAACCACATTGAACGCATGATGTCTCCTTGCCCCAAGATGAAGAGAGTTGGGATGGTATCGGGTCAGTAAGACGATGTCATGGGTTTTTGCATCCGGGAATGGAGCGCTGCGCAAGAAATTTGCGCGATAGGCATTCGGTGGCCCTCATGGTGCTGCTCGAATCGCCGATGGCGCCACGTACCTGCACGATGGCAGCACGCTCGCACCGCCAGAAAAATGCTGGCAGACCTCGGCGGCTTCGGCGGGCTTGTTTTCTTGCATGTATGTTCGCACCAGGGCATCGAGCATGGAAGCGAGCTGATCGTGCGTCCCCGGGGGATCGAGCGCCAAGCGCTTGAAAACTGGCTCAGCCTTGCGCGGCGTACCGGCAGCGGCGTAGACAGGGATGATACCACGCCGCGCAGCGTCTCCAAGCCGCGCCGAGCTTCGAAGACCTGCGTGTTTCATCGAAAACTCGATCGCATGATGGAGGTGTGAAAGAGCTTCTGGATAATCTTGTTTGTGGTCGTGAATTTGCGCGAGCCGATAATGAGCAAACCCGAGTGCCTCGTTTTGCGGAGCCGGGAATTGTATTACTTTTTCGTAGGTCTTCTGCGCAAAGTCCCATTTGTTAGGATTCCCTTGTGCTTGTGCTTCGGAAAAGAAAAATTCACCGAAGCCGAGATACGCGTAGGGCGCCCATGGGGATTGTGGAAACGACTGGATGAGGTGCAAGTAGTGCTTCCGCGTTTCGTCGGGTTTGCCGGCCTGCTCGAGCTCGAGGCCATAATAATAGAGCACGTCGTCGAGGCATCCTCGACTCTGGGCGGGATCGGTCGGATGGACTGTTTGGCAGTGTTTCGGATGCTGATGGATCAGCTCTTGGTAA includes:
- a CDS encoding MASE1 domain-containing protein — protein: MGEPLQRDRARPGEVLVLAAIYVVAGAIGHQWATLTPGNVTPFWPPAGIALAALLIRGTRLWPGILLGAFVETTRTFFDTTSHLQATVTLAVGASISVGCLLEALLAARLIRYASSPPRDTLGHVRGVVSFALVGMLTSALGATVGTTSLLAGSLLAAKGYSEVWFTWWIGDTVGILVWTPVVLAFSKKSRNVRWLEIGVQQLTLIAFQVLFIGGALPLATERYPLGHLVTPFLVWAGVRLGPQGATLAILNVTGLSTWATMNGLGPFVHDSLNTSLLLVQAFIGNVTLTTLVLGAVIHERTRAEAALAESRSELERHVQERTAELAETNRLLEAEIDRRREKERKLRDSEERYRILVEVNPDAVFVLSVNEKQEDRRILFANPAATMLVGAEPEALLGMHTVELVPEQRREAFHARVLDAIEHGRIDRFEDKLFRLDGTVVFVEVTSALVPWDSGRALLVVLRDITRRKQVEEQRAQLYREAEESIRARDEFLSIASHELKTPLTSLTLQLQGLVRKAQKDSVLSNKIAPTLEVAIRQTGRLGALIDDLLDVSRITQGRLVLTFEDVDLTATVRDVVERMQQMAVRAGCEIRLHARGAVAGRWDRARLEQVAENLLSNAIKYGAGRPIDVEVRATMDEKALFSVRDRGIGISSEDQSRIFGQFERAVSVSQFGGFGLGLWIARRIVEAHGGAIAVESVPGEGSTFVVTLPRAPERAKWVE
- a CDS encoding CBS domain-containing protein — translated: MRCEEIMKRDVRFVSTSSTAQEAARIMRDENIGFLPVCDDQKRVLGTLTDRDLAIRLVAENRSSNESVGNVMTKEAICCRTGDDVQMAEQRMASEHKSRIMCVDDSGRLEGVISLSDIAQVTPDERAAKTMRGVTEREAA
- a CDS encoding helix-turn-helix transcriptional regulator; this encodes MPRRTEPDPYASKIGARLRELRLERNMSLAELADAAELSKGHLSSVEHGLAAITIQTISRLAKGLGLPPLYLLASPTDDERDHVAELVRKLPSNEVVKLRRELTKAAKEAAKAAKSQPARASR